A portion of the Eubacterium maltosivorans genome contains these proteins:
- a CDS encoding HD-GYP domain-containing protein: MEQNNQAYLGLRQALETAVEAMDPEIRAHSLRTGQRMETLLKEMGRSDLLDLWTWGDLSPLNYHDLGKKPGEYGAAHAEAGEMFFKRLHRLFSQISGQAAIFTSIAADVCHYHHCYYGACRFESVSGGDIPLAGRVCAVADAWDNLALDGLRPSQILTSLEPQSGGRYDPEVIEALRRFYERHGALEL; encoded by the coding sequence ATGGAGCAAAATAACCAGGCTTATCTCGGGCTGCGCCAGGCCCTTGAAACTGCCGTAGAGGCTATGGACCCGGAAATCCGGGCTCATAGCCTGCGGACAGGTCAGCGTATGGAGACTTTACTAAAAGAAATGGGCCGGTCTGATTTGTTAGACCTTTGGACATGGGGAGACCTGTCTCCCCTTAATTATCATGATCTGGGAAAAAAACCCGGTGAATATGGGGCAGCACACGCAGAGGCGGGTGAGATGTTTTTTAAACGCCTGCATCGGCTTTTTTCCCAAATAAGCGGCCAGGCAGCGATCTTTACGAGCATCGCCGCAGATGTCTGCCACTATCATCACTGCTATTATGGCGCGTGCCGGTTTGAATCGGTCAGCGGTGGTGATATCCCGCTGGCAGGCCGGGTATGTGCTGTGGCAGACGCCTGGGACAATCTGGCGCTGGACGGGCTGAGGCCCAGCCAGATTTTAACCAGTCTGGAGCCGCAGAGCGGAGGCCGGTATGATCCGGAGGTTATCGAGGCGTTACGGCGTTTTTATGAACGCCACGGCGCGCTGGAATTATAA